One Aegilops tauschii subsp. strangulata cultivar AL8/78 chromosome 7, Aet v6.0, whole genome shotgun sequence genomic window carries:
- the LOC109772731 gene encoding non-specific lipid-transfer protein A yields MTPTRYLAALAAAAALLFMLGGLHGVEAGPADTDCAVAQTAFGDCTGYVAGVEDKLSPRCCRGLADIRDMAPTFDRRRALCACIHKEMLAAGKVVTRRAATLPARCGVRISFLPTAHAFDCYRIPRTD; encoded by the exons ATGACGCCTACCCGCTACCTCGCGGcgctggccgccgccgccgcgctacTCTTCATGCTCGGCGGCCTGCACGGCGTCGAAGCGGGGCCGGCGGACACCGACTGCGCCGTCGCCCAGACGGCGTTCGGCGACTGCACCGGGTACGTCGCCGGCGTGGAGGACAAGCTCTCGCCTCGCTGCTGCAGGGGGCTCGCCGACATCAGGGACATGGCGCCGACCTTTGACCGGCGGCGCGCCCTCTGCGCGTGCATCCACAAGGAGATGCTCGCCGCCGGCAAGGTGGTCACCCGCCGCGCCGCCACGCTCCCCGCCAGGTGCGGCGTCCGTATCTCCTTCCTCCCGACCGCCCACGCCTTCGACTGCTATCG GATTCCGCGAACTGATTGA
- the LOC109772733 gene encoding non-specific lipid-transfer protein 1-like has protein sequence MAPACHLATATMAAVVAFLLLAGGRGAEAEADTIGCRIARFAFGACTGYVAGREGAEVTPRCCKGLGIIKDLATTAEQRRELCECVHLVMIAGGRVIPRRGQLLRTACGFSVDFLPTNFYFNCSRLPDLWPD, from the exons ATGGCGCCTGCCTGCCACCTCGCGACGGCGACGATGGCCGCCGTCGTCGCGTTCCTCCTGCTCGCCGGCGGCCGGGGCGCCGAGGCGGAGGCGGACACGATAGGCTGCCGCAtcgcgcggttcgcgttcggcgcCTGCACCGGCTACGTCGCCGGCCGCGAGGGCGCCGAGGTCACTCCCCGCTGCTGCAAGGGGCTCGGCATCATCAAGGACTTGGCGACCACTGCGGAGCAGCGGCGGGAGCTCTGCGAGTGCGTGCACTTGGTCATGATCGCCGGCGGCCGGGTGATCCCCCGCCGCGGCCAGCTCCTCCGCACCGCGTGCGGCTTCAGCGTCGACTTCCTCCCGACCAACTTCTACTTCAACTGCTCCCGCCTCCCG GATCTGTGGCCTGATTAA
- the LOC109772724 gene encoding protoheme IX farnesyltransferase, mitochondrial yields MWRGTATAASAARALRSRLLADPIHHPSTAVLPIASVRAACSVPSAASPAPIVAETAAASVAVSSGARSASDVLRHYGWCYWELSKARLSALVVATSGAGYVLGSGSIVDIAGLCYTCTGTMMVAASANTLNQVFEIKNDAKMKRTMRRPLPSGRISPVHAAMWATSVGAAGTALLACKANGLAAGLAASNLILYAFVYTPLKQIHPVNTWVGAVVGAIPPLLGWAAAASEVSLNSMILPAALYYWQLPHFMALAYLCRDDYLAGGYRMLSFADPTGKRTAWVSLRNCLYMLPLGLFAYNWGLTSEWFSFEATLLTTGLAIGALSFVLHPTQKSARRMFHGSLLYLPALMAGLILHRLPNEQNEHNIHQTSEIAGVLPGAEESARQKWEDPKPSRAQSRPPVAYASVAPFPFLPVPVYVSPQAHEF; encoded by the exons ATGTGGAGAGGCACCGCCACTGCAGCCTCTGCCGCGAGGGCTCTCCGCTCGCGTTTGCTCGCTGATCCCATCCATCACCCCTCTACGGCTGTTCTTCCCATTGCCTCGGTGCGCGCCGCCTGCTCGGTACCCTCTGCCGCCTCCCCTGCGCCCATCGTCGCTGAAACGGCGGCCGCCTCGGTAGCTGTTTCATCGGGAGCCAGATCCGCCTCCGACGTGCTGCGGCACTACGGGTGGTGCTACTGGGAGCTCTCCAAAGCCCGCCTCAG TGCACTTGTTGTGGCAACATCGGGGGCTGGATACGTGCTCGGGAGTGGCAGCATTGTAGACATTGCTGGACTATGCTATACATGCACTGGTACCATGATGGTTGCAGCATCTGCCAACACTCTCAACCAG GTATTCGAGATAAAGAATGATGCTAAAATGAAAAGGACAATGCGACGGCCCCTACCATCAGGGCGTATTAGTCCTGTGCATGCTGCAATGTGGGCTACAAGTGTTGGAGCTGCAGGAACAGCATTATTGGCTTGCAAG GCTAATGGCTTAGCTGCTGGGCTTGCAGCATCCAATCTCATTCTGTATGCATTTGTATACACTCCATTGAAGCAAATACACCCTGTCAATACATGGGTGGGAGCAGTTGTTGGCGCCATTCCACCACTTCTAGG GtgggcagcagcagcatctgaaGTGTCACTCAACTCTATGATTCTACCTGCTGCTTTGTACTATTGGCAGTTACCACATTTCATGGCCCTTGCGTACTTATGCCGTGACGACTACCTTGCTGGAGG GTACCGGATGCTCTCTTTTGCTGATCCTACTGGTAAGAGAACTGCATGGGTTTCACTCAGAAATTGTCTCTACATGCTGCCGTTGGGGTTATTTGCATACAACT GGGGTCTAACATCTGAATGGTTCAGTTTTGAAGCAACGCTTCTAACGACGGGCCTCGCCATTGGGGCCCTATCATTTGTTCTGCATCCTACCCAGAAGAGTGCAAGAAGAATGTTCCATGGTAGCCTTTTGTATCTTCCTGCTTTAATGGCTGGACTTATATTGCATCGGCTGCCCAACGAACAGAACGAGCATAACATCCATCAGACTAGTGAGATCGCCGGGGTTCTCCCTGGTGCTGAAGAAAGTGCTAGACAGAAATGGGAAGATCCGAAACCTTCGCGTGCTCAATCACGGCCTCCAGTTGCCTATGCTTCTGTAGCCCCATTCCCGTTCTTACCTGTACCTGTGTACGTCTCTCCACAAGCTCATGAGTTTTGA